A region of the Nocardia asteroides genome:
GACGCCATGCCTCCGGTGCCGAGCGCGCCGCCGCTGCCCGCGATGACGCCGTCGAGGTCGGCGCTGCTGCGTACCTCCGGAATCAGCGTGGCCGCGCCCTTACGGGGGTCGCCGTCGTAGAGGCCGTCCACGTCCGACAGCAGCACCAGCGCGTCGGCGCCGATCAGGTGGGCGACCAGCGCCGCGAGCCGGTCGTTGTCGCCGAATCGGATCTCTTCCGTCGCTACCGTGTCGTTTTCGTTCACCACCGCAACAGCGCCGAGTGAACGCAGGCGATCGAGGGTGCGCTGCGCGTTGCGGTGGTGCTCGCGGCGGGCGACGTCGTCGGCGCTCAGCAGCACCTGCCCGACCGTACGGCCGTAACGGGCGAACGAGGTGCCCCAGGCATGCGCGAGCGCCAGCTGTCCGACGCTCGCCGCGGCCTGCTTGGTCGCCAGATCACGCGGACGGCTGGTCAGGCCGAGTGGCGCGATGCCGGCGCCGATCGCGCCCGAAGACACGACCACCACATCGGATCCGGCGCGCATCCGCGCCTCCACCGCGTCGGCGAGCCGATCCAGTCGCGCGGTGTCCAGGCCGCCCTTCAAGCTGGTCAGCGCCGACGAACCGATCTTCACCACGACCCGTCGCGCCGACGCGATCGCCAGACGGGCCTCGCTGAGGCCCGGCGAATCCGCCTCGGCGGTCGCCGAATTCACCCGCATCGCCACCCAACTCCCTGCGCCACAATCGAATCC
Encoded here:
- the proB gene encoding glutamate 5-kinase, whose translation is MRVNSATAEADSPGLSEARLAIASARRVVVKIGSSALTSLKGGLDTARLDRLADAVEARMRAGSDVVVVSSGAIGAGIAPLGLTSRPRDLATKQAAASVGQLALAHAWGTSFARYGRTVGQVLLSADDVARREHHRNAQRTLDRLRSLGAVAVVNENDTVATEEIRFGDNDRLAALVAHLIGADALVLLSDVDGLYDGDPRKGAATLIPEVRSSADLDGVIAGSGGALGTGGMASKLSAARLAADAGVPVLLAAASSAATALTTGTVGTAFAARPVRLSARKFWVRHAADSRGALLIDEGAVQAVAHRRRSLLAAGIVGVRGRFYGGDVVDLVAPDSRVVARGVVEYDSTELAGMLGRSTAELPETMQRPVIHADDLVKV